From the Chanos chanos chromosome 7, fChaCha1.1, whole genome shotgun sequence genome, the window AGCAGGTTAGCCAGTGAGCTAATTAGATAAGTCAGGTGGTTACATGTGTTGTCAAAAAAACAGCGAAATTTAATGCACAGTGAATGTATGTGAGCCTAAAGGTGctattaaataataatttattaagTCGCAAAGTAAGCTCCTCTAAGTGTGTTTCGTAAACTGTACACTGTGAGAAACGTAGATGAAGAAGCCGAACACAGCTGAGTTGTGAGATAATGTTCTGTTACACTGCGGTGTACATGACTACCAATCTTTGTTATTGAGTCGCCAGATGTTAAGGTCAGGCACGGATAAACTGAAGGTCATTAGCAATAATTCAGGGAGAGATGATTATAAAATAGAGTTCTCAACCAATAGTAGaatttcttaaaagaaaaaaaagataacacgTAAAGATAACGAAATTCATTTTCGTCCCGCTGGAAATAAGAGTATGCGTTAGATAATGATGTGATTTATAAGCAATTTAGATAACtccatgggtgtgtgtgtgtatgtcttggGAGTACAGCAAATGACaggtttttttaaaagaagtcaTCCAGTTCTCTTTATTCTCTTGGACTCTAGTGTTTTCTTCAGAAGTCACAGTTTCACACGGTTCCAGGGATCCGAGGTCCCACTGTGAAAGCTGTGCTGGGATGTCCCAACCACGGACAGTTCTTGTTGGTCAGTGCCGTGGCGATCAGGCACAACAGCTCACAGGTAACTCAGACCAGCAAATCTCGCACAACTTTTTAATACTACCTGAGAAGAATTAGGGCATAAGTCAGATTTCTATTATAATAACAGATGTCCTGTTGATAGTCTTCTGCTTTCCTCTGAAGAAATATTATTGTAACCAGTTTGTTGTTGATTAGCTGATTAATGAACAAGATTGTACTATCATCCTCACTGATTTGATTCTAAATTAATTCTAGGCACCAGCTGAAATAGTTCAGACTGTACCTACCCCTAGTCCGGTGGCAGAtgcccctgtctctcctcccagCCCCACTGTTGATCCCACCCCAGTAAtcacacagccaatcacagagcaggTAGCCGAGGCTCCCGTTACAGTAGCGGAAGTTCTTCAAGAGGCAGGGGCTGAAGTCAGCCTACTGGAATTGGGTTTGGGCGGCTACACGCCTGTAGGATTGATCCAGAACCTTCTGGAGTTCATGCACGTTACTGTGGGGATGCCGTGGTGGGGAGCTATAGTTGCAGGTAAACCAAACATGATAAAGCTTCATCAGCCATAATTTGAAAAAGTTCTGTCTGTTGTCAAAAGAAATAAGTGTTATGAATTTCCATAACACCCTCAaacattcatacattttttacAGTTCAGAAGGTATAATTGCGTATGTGTCaattctctctatttcttttttttttttttacccatagGCACCATTTTGGCTCGTTGTGCCGTGTTTCCTGTCATCGTGAAGGGTCAAAGGGAGGCAGCCAAGCTAAATAACGTTCTACCAGAGATGACCAAACTCACCAACCGCATGAACGAAGCTAAGCAGAGCGGGAATAAGTTTGAGTGTCAGTGATTTgtccttcttctcttctttagTGTCTCTGGTGCTGtctatctccctctgtctatTTACCACTTAGACTTTAGCCTGTCTCGAGCCCAACGTGAATCACAGCCTTTTTAACTCAAGTGTCAGACAAAGATTTTGAAGGTGACTGAGCGAGAAATGTCATCTTTATcgttctcttgttttcttttgtagtCTCGAAGGCTTACTCTGATTTGATGCTGTTCCAGAAGAAACATGATGTGAACCCTATGCGTGGTTTTCTGGTGCCCTTGGTACAGGTCAGTAAAGATTTACTGAGTTTATTCACTGAAACCATGGCATAAACATCTGATTGATGTCAGAATGCCTCCTAGTGGATTGAttcgctgtgtgtgtctgtgtgtgtgtgtgtgtgtgtgtgaacttcaTGGAGAATCCCCCTcgttatactctctctctcctcatatcctctttttctgtctgtctttagacaCCAGTCTTTATCTCGTTCTTCATTGCCTTGCGTAAGATGGCATATCTCCCAGTGCCAAGCCTGCAAACCGGGGGCCTCTGGTGGTTCACAGACCTAACCGCAGCTGATCCCTACTACGTCCTTCCGCTGTTTGTGACAGGAACTATGTTTGCCATACTTGAGGTAAAGTTGGATTGCCGTTTTGTCTCCAGAATGAGCGAATTTTGTGATTTCATTCATagtaattttcatttttgatgaatCCTAACACTGAACGGATGAATGCCACTGAATGActttttctctttgatgtttGTCTCATTCATAACAGTTAGGGGCGGAGTCTGGTGTGGATAATCCGAACCTGAGGGCGATGAAGACAGTGTTTCGAATCATGCCTTTTGTCATCCTTCCTCTCACCATCAGTTTCCCAacggtcagtctctctctctctctccctctctccctttccctccctctctctctctctctctctctctctctctctctgtatcagttATATCGTCAAGACTCTTGTGAAATTGTCAGTGATTGGTAATAAGTGTTAGAGCAGCACTGGCTGCCTGATCTGTAGCGTGTGCAGTGGATTCTGATGGGATTCCATCTGGTAATTTAATCTCTGTTTTCCCCCCCTCTGCCCCACAGGCGGTGTTTACGTATTGGATGACCTCAAACCTGTTCTCACTGGGTCAGGTGGCAGTGTTGAGACTCccagcagtgagacagagattgCGGATCCCAGACAGGATATCACACCCCGCTTCAGCGTTGCCCCCGTCCGAAGGCTTCATCACCAGCATCAAGAAGGGTATGACAAGACTTACCCCCTTTTTCCACCGACGGGGAACGGGTTCCGTTCTGGTTCACGAACGAAATTTTGAACCGTTCGGAGCATTTCGACCAAAAATAAATTTGTTCGGAAAAACCTGAAAAGTTGGTTCCCAGCTGAAACCAAAagatagctgttttttttcagcagatgtGTCAAAAAGCTCACACCAcgcatgtgtttttctttttttctttctagtCCGTGGTCTGGAAAAAATGTAGTTTCTTAGCGCCCGatctgtgtgtttccctgtccctctcctctttgttttttttgggggttttttttgctttgaacCGTCATTTTCTTTTGCGTTTGTCACTCTTGCGTGTTGGATCTGGCTTTGCTCTAAACATGTTGGTGTCATTGCACGCAGGCTGGAAAAATGCTCAGCTGGCCCAGCAGCtggaggagcgagagagaagaataaaagGCCACCTGGACATGGCAGCCAAAGGTATGTCACATTCTCCCATCAAATAACTGTATGGCTAGAACTACATCTAAATACATGCAGTCGCTGAATGAAACAGGGGGATTGGGGCAAATGGACAGACTCacttctgtgtgcatgtatgtctgttatGCTTGTGAAGCTTCCCTGAGGTTTTCAGGTTTTGtcatatctctctgtctccactctccTTAAGGCCCTCTGAGACAGACATTTACCCACAATCCTCTGCAGCAGACATCAGCCAATCCCAAGGCAGCGTCCCAGCCCGCAGGCAGTAAGAAGAGGCCTTGGGAAGACACCATTGGTTAAACACTAGACCATAGCTTGTTTTACAGATCAGATCTactttgtatatatttattgaGAGACAGGCAGTGGGGCTGAGAAATAAACGAGGGGTTTGGATTGGGAGTAGCATCATGctaaatatattataaatacCAATAAAGTGCACTCGTTGCCTTAGAAGTGTTCACGTATTAATTCCTCAAAAAGACTCGAAAGCACAACAGAATCTGGTGGTGGAAGGTTTTAATATGGAATCcataatacataaaaatattcagtgttttgtttggttgcaACCAACACTTGTCAAGTACGCCCCCAACAAACATCACTAGTAAAGAGTGGCCAGTTCTTTAGCATTTCTctcaaaacgaaaaaaaaaaatacactacaGTTCTGTCGACGAGATAATCCGAGGGTCCCAATTTGGTCCTGTATGGGTTAATTGAGGAATGTTCTTACATCACAGCTGCATCACAGCAGCCTCTGGTTTGACGTTTTGCTTCCTGACTCTCTTCATAGTAATTCAGTGATACAAATCTCCAGCAACATGCTAGAGTTCACAGTTACCTTCAAAAACCCTCCAGTGAATTTAGATTGTGTTGTGCTGAAAGACGTAcgaatgttttaataataagATGCACCATTATTCCTTTTTTTGACTTGGTCACGTCTCGTTCTAACATTAATTATAATACCTTGATCTGAAAACTCAGCCATTTATTTAAGTCTGATACAGTTTTAGCACCTATGGACGCTTCCTAGCCTGGTTAGTCTGTGCCTTAAATACATA encodes:
- the oxa1l gene encoding mitochondrial inner membrane protein OXA1L isoform X2; the protein is MAALRSRVAPVCLTTCFLRHTSIASSSTYPIILTRNKCFLQKSQFHTVPGIRGPTVKAVLGCPNHGQFLLVSAVAIRHNSSQVTQTTEIVQTVPTPSPVADAPVSPPSPTVDPTPVITQPITEQVAEAPVTVAEVLQEAGAEVSLLELGLGGYTPVGLIQNLLEFMHVTVGMPWWGAIVAGTILARCAVFPVIVKGQREAAKLNNVLPEMTKLTNRMNEAKQSGNKFEFSKAYSDLMLFQKKHDVNPMRGFLVPLVQTPVFISFFIALRKMAYLPVPSLQTGGLWWFTDLTAADPYYVLPLFVTGTMFAILELGAESGVDNPNLRAMKTVFRIMPFVILPLTISFPTAVFTYWMTSNLFSLGQVAVLRLPAVRQRLRIPDRISHPASALPPSEGFITSIKKGWKNAQLAQQLEERERRIKGHLDMAAKGPLRQTFTHNPLQQTSANPKAASQPAGSKKRPWEDTIG
- the oxa1l gene encoding mitochondrial inner membrane protein OXA1L isoform X1; this encodes MAALRSRVAPVCLTTCFLRHTSIASSSTYPIILTRNKCFLQKSQFHTVPGIRGPTVKAVLGCPNHGQFLLVSAVAIRHNSSQAPAEIVQTVPTPSPVADAPVSPPSPTVDPTPVITQPITEQVAEAPVTVAEVLQEAGAEVSLLELGLGGYTPVGLIQNLLEFMHVTVGMPWWGAIVAGTILARCAVFPVIVKGQREAAKLNNVLPEMTKLTNRMNEAKQSGNKFEFSKAYSDLMLFQKKHDVNPMRGFLVPLVQTPVFISFFIALRKMAYLPVPSLQTGGLWWFTDLTAADPYYVLPLFVTGTMFAILELGAESGVDNPNLRAMKTVFRIMPFVILPLTISFPTAVFTYWMTSNLFSLGQVAVLRLPAVRQRLRIPDRISHPASALPPSEGFITSIKKGWKNAQLAQQLEERERRIKGHLDMAAKGPLRQTFTHNPLQQTSANPKAASQPAGSKKRPWEDTIG